GTCGCAAAATATATCTCAAGATCCGCAAGGCAAACGCTTAAATAAATTTATCAGTGAGACGGGTTTTTGCTCCCGTAGAGAAGCGGATAGGCTCATTGATAGTGGCCGAGTCACCATTAACGGTATCGTCCCAGAAATGGGGACCAAAGTACTAGCGGATGACGTCGTACTCGTCGATGACAAGCCACTAAATCGAAAGCAAAAAGCCATCTATATCGCGTTGAATAAACCAACAGGTATCACCTGTACGACAGAAAGGGATATCCCTGGTAATATCGTCGATTTCATTGGTTTAAAGCAGCGAATATTCCCAATTGGTCGTTTAGATAAACCTTCCGATGGACTGATATTTTTGACAAATGATGGCGACATCGTCAACAAAATATTGCGTGCTGGCAATAACCACGAGAAAGAATATGTGGTTCGCGTAGACAAACCCATTAACAAAGCTTTTCTTGAGAAAATGTCTTCAGGAGTGGCCATTCTTGACACGGTCACTCTCCCTTGTGAAGTTACCGAAGAAACCAAGTACTCGTTTCGCATCGTACTGACCCAAGGGTTAAACCGTCAAATTCGCCGTATGTGTGAGGCATTAGGTTATGAAGTATTTAAGCTTCGTCGCGTGCGTATTATGAATATCACTATCGACGGTATTCCAAACGGAAAATGGCGTTATTTAACAGACGCTGAAGTTGCTGAAATACTAAGAATGAGTGGTGATTCAAGTAATACTGAAGAAGCATCGAAAGTGAATGCGGATGGAGGGCGAATCAGACGAGCGACGGACGCAAAACTATTTGATAGTCGAGAAGAGAATCAACCTTCTCGCGCAAGAAGAAATCAAAAACCAAGAACTTTTTCAGGTAACAATGCCGATGAATTTCGTCATTCTCCAAGAAAAAGAAATTCCGATTCGTACTCTAACGCCGACAGCAGACGGGATAGCAAGCCAACAAAACGAGTCGAAGGTACGCTTTCTCTAAAAAAATAGACCCACAGATAAATAATATTAACGACCATCATCTGCTCAATCAATTAGGTGATGGTCTCTCTATTTTTTATGCCGTTAACTCGGCAAACAATCCGTTCGTTAGTTGCAACAGGTGATCTGGCGACACCTCCAAATCAAGTCCCCGCTTCCCAGCAGACACATAAATAGCCTCCTGCCCTTGAGCAGTAATATCTAAACAAGTCGGTAATCTTTTCTTCTGGCCTAATGGGCTGATACCACCGACAACGTATCCAGATATTTTCTGAGCGATAGTGGGGTCAGCCATCTCCGCCTTTTTGGCTTTCATCGCTTTAGCTGCCTGTTTAAGATTAAGCTTACTCTCCACCGGAATGATAGCTACAGCAAGGTTTCTCTGCTCGCCGTTGATACAGAACATCAAGGTCTTAAATACCTTATTAGGGTCTACCCCAAGCACCTCGGCCGCCTCTAAGCCGTAGCTTACATGCTTGGGGTCATGCTTATATTGATGAACCGTATGTGGTATTTTTTTCTTCTTTAGAAGGTCGATAGCTGGTGTCATACTTTACTCAACGATTTTGTTTCAAGTAATACCAATCTGGAAAATCAACTGATCAGCAATATGGTGATCATGGAGCCAACATCAATGGGCAGGAAGGCCCACTACTATGCGCACAAGGGTGTCGGTGTCTTGAACGTTCGACTGAATGACATTCATGTTGATCACACACTAACTTAGCTTGGTATAATTCACTCGTAATAAATAAAAAAGGCGATGCATTAGCATCGCCTTTATCTTCAACGTTCCTTAGAGGATCGTCAAGTTAATCCCTTATTTGTAAACCATCTCGCCTTTTGGCTCGAATTTGCTTACATCTATCGGTGTGTTTGACTCTAGGTATGCTTTCAATACTTCTGCATCAACAAAGCCAGTATTAACGTGGCCGGCGTGACCTGTCAACTTAGGATAGCCATCACCACCAGCAGCATTAAAGCTTGGCACGGTGAAACGATATGTCTTGTTCATATCAAGTGGCATACCGCCAATCTTAACATCACTCACTTTACCGTTTTCTACTGTCATTGAAATACCAGCGAACTGAGCATAAGCACCAGAATCAACCGGTTTCGTCGCGACAACGTTCAAGTAGTCTAGTACTTCACTACCCTTCATGTCGTTGTATGTAATTACGTTTGCGAATGGTTGAACGGTCAACACATCTTTATACGTAATGTCGC
This portion of the Vibrio sp. VB16 genome encodes:
- the rluF gene encoding 23S rRNA pseudouridine(2604) synthase RluF — its product is MSQDPQGKRLNKFISETGFCSRREADRLIDSGRVTINGIVPEMGTKVLADDVVLVDDKPLNRKQKAIYIALNKPTGITCTTERDIPGNIVDFIGLKQRIFPIGRLDKPSDGLIFLTNDGDIVNKILRAGNNHEKEYVVRVDKPINKAFLEKMSSGVAILDTVTLPCEVTEETKYSFRIVLTQGLNRQIRRMCEALGYEVFKLRRVRIMNITIDGIPNGKWRYLTDAEVAEILRMSGDSSNTEEASKVNADGGRIRRATDAKLFDSREENQPSRARRNQKPRTFSGNNADEFRHSPRKRNSDSYSNADSRRDSKPTKRVEGTLSLKK
- the ybaK gene encoding Cys-tRNA(Pro) deacylase, coding for MTPAIDLLKKKKIPHTVHQYKHDPKHVSYGLEAAEVLGVDPNKVFKTLMFCINGEQRNLAVAIIPVESKLNLKQAAKAMKAKKAEMADPTIAQKISGYVVGGISPLGQKKRLPTCLDITAQGQEAIYVSAGKRGLDLEVSPDHLLQLTNGLFAELTA